AGGGGGCAGCAGACCTCCGGCCGGCCGCCGGCCGGCGGACCCGGGGCACCGGGCGGACCCGAGCCGCGCGGCGGCATCCTGATGGGCCGCCCCTTCGGGGTGCCGGTGTACGTCACCCCCTCCTGGTTCGTCATCGCCGCGCTGATCACCTGGGTCTTCGGCGGCCGGTTGGCCGAGGTGCTGCCCGACCTCGGCGGCACCCGCTACCTGGTCTCCTTCTCCTTCGCGGTGGCCTTCTACGCCTCGGTGCTGGTGCACGAGCTGGCGCACACCGTGGTCGCGCTGCGGTACAAGCTCTCCGTCCGCCGGATCCAACTGCAGTTCTTCGGCGGGGTGTCGGAGATCGAGAAGGAGGCCGAGACCCCGCTGCGGGAGTTCTGGCTGGCCTTCGTCGGCCCGCTGCTCTCGCTGGTCCTCGGCGGCCTCTTCTACCTGGCGATGCAGGGCGTGGACACCGACACCGTGCCCGGTGTGCTGCTGGCCGGCCTGATGGTCTCCAACCTGGTGGTCGCCGCCTTCAACCTGCTGCCCGGCCTGCCGCTGGACGGCGGAAGGATCCTGCGCGCCGTGGTCTGGGGCGTCACCGGCCGCCCGATGACCGGCACCATTGCCGCCGCCTGGGTCGGCCGGGCGCTCGCC
The window above is part of the Kitasatospora sp. HUAS MG31 genome. Proteins encoded here:
- a CDS encoding site-2 protease family protein, with product MSDIRGQQTSGRPPAGGPGAPGGPEPRGGILMGRPFGVPVYVTPSWFVIAALITWVFGGRLAEVLPDLGGTRYLVSFSFAVAFYASVLVHELAHTVVALRYKLSVRRIQLQFFGGVSEIEKEAETPLREFWLAFVGPLLSLVLGGLFYLAMQGVDTDTVPGVLLAGLMVSNLVVAAFNLLPGLPLDGGRILRAVVWGVTGRPMTGTIAAAWVGRALALIVLIGLPLASAARSGSDEFTSDNLIDALLAAVLAVIIWNGATGSVRNARLREALPAMKARELARRTVDVTADTPLGEALRRAREAQAGAIVVVDGRGEPTALVKESAVSAIPEHRRPWVAVGALARDLEAGLRIPVDLDGEALLAALRRTPATEYLLVRADGTAYGVLATADLERRLTAVLAGR